AAACATAGCAGGAGACGCTCAAGCATTATATATCCCTTACTTAGCCATTTCAAATGAGTAATTGGGGGGGATATTTAATAGTGAAGGAATCACATATGCAATCCAGCTGGTATGGAATTGGCTAAATTGTGGAAGATTTCCTATGAACAGATAATGAAAGTTAAATAAACTTAAGGATATGGTAAAGGTTCTGGAAATGTCTACATATTGCAAAACGTTAAATGCAAAGCATTATAGGAGAAGAGGGGATTACAAAAACAGTAGGTACCTGAAAGTGCAAACTATTCAAGCAATGGGAGATTTGCTGAAACAAAGGTACCATGCAACGCTGGAACTCTGGTGCCTGCGTCGCTTCTAAAACCTCCTCCAGCTCATTAAGAAACAGAACTTCCTTTGAGCTGTTGGTAACCGGCCAGTACTTTATCAGCCCCCTGATAACAATATCAGCGAGCTTGCAGTCTTTCTCGACAAATTGTGTAATACAATAAGATAGCTGTTGGTGGTACATTGCCAAACATTTCGGTTTATGCAAGGGAATTAACGTTCGGACAAGAAAGAGTTTATGTTCCTCCTTCAGGGGAAGAGCAAACCCATTAATTATGCTGCCAAGAACTTCAAGAAATTCGGCAATGCCGTTATGCCTTTCTGTCTCAAAGATGAAGCGatagaatatattattgatagcTTTCCTGATGAAAGGCCGATGCACCATGAATTTCCCATAGATGCGGTGTAGTATAGTTTTCAAATATTCCCTCTCCCTAGGATCTTCCGAGTCAAAGAGATCAAGCAACTTCAGCACAAAGGAATGATCAATATATCTCTTGGCAATCTTTGCATCAGTTTCTGGTGAAGTAATGAATCTTAGCAAAAATTCATAGACAACTTGCAAATGAGGCCATGCAGGATCCATGGAGGGCTCTTCCTCTTCCAAATCAAGGCCATCTAACAACTTGTTCTCTCTTGGTTGAGGAGTAAATTCTCTGAATATATTCAAAGATACCATCTTAACAACTTCCTGCATAACCGTTTCACTAAATTTCCCACTTGCAGAAGTCACGTATTCCACTAACTCTAACAAAGTCTGCCGCttgatctctttttctttaacattCTTAGTAGGATCAGTGAAGTCAAATGCAACAGAACACATCTTCACCTTCCTGATAAACAACTGCTGCTTCTCGGAATTGGGGACGTCCCTAAAACTTGGCAACGCTTCATATGAAGCAGGAATCTGATTCCCATTCAATCTTGAATTCTTATCACGAAGGAACTTGTCTTCTGCATTATTCCTAATGTTTAAAACAGAGTAAGGGGCTGATATAGCTTCATCAACTGAACTGCTCAATCTTTTACTTCCTCCTTCGCTTCTCTTTGAAGTAGTAACAGAACTTGCGGAATGGCTCGGGTCTCCAGAGGATTTCGAATGCTTCCTAGGAATCTTACCAAGTATCTGTTTGATcatatttttactaaattacCGAATCCCCAACTCAAAACCTGAGAATGAATGATGTGAAATTTAACTTTAAGAAGCAGAAAATCTTATCACAATAACCATAGAGCGCTCTATTTTCTCTTCAGCATACCCAAAAGCTCAAATGCAAACATAAGTTATAGAGAAACACTAGTGCTGTTAATTGATAATGGCTCAGAATTTGAACTCACCAAGATGCAGAAATCTGAGTCAATCCCTTCAAAAATTGAAGCAAGCTTGCATTGTTCTTTATCTTTCTAAAGGGGCAAAAGGACCCCTTTCTCCAACAAGAACAATCACCAAATGCAGAAACCCACTCTGCACCAAAGATCAACAATCCCACTAATGTCCCAATCAAACCAAATGAAAACCCATATTCCCCTCACGCCGCTATCGAAATCCCCCACTTTTCACCAAAACCCAAGCATAAAGTTTAAGTCTTTTGACTCAAACTTGCAACCCCATATTCGTAGACCCACTTGTGAAACCCACGAAAAGAACAAGCAACAACTTCAATTATCACAACCCCACAAAACATATACCCCTCCTCCCCCAAGAATCAGCAAACCCAACTCAAACTTCCACTAAATACACAAAGCAAAGAGGAATAGAAATGAAACCTCCTCAAACGAAAGGAAAGAATCAAGAACTGCAAAAGCTTACTGTAGAAAAGTTCAGaacaaagacaaaaagatttacggataaaaggaaacaaaaatcatCGCAATCTTTTTCcttatgaattttctttgaccggttgttctatttttatttttttttccagtcTTCGTTGGCTGCAGAAACTTTCCTCCTgggatttcttttctttttctagtcGCTCCGTGtttttgaattcattttactcaaattaatttctcacaTTCCAAGTCTTAGCTGGTACGTACATGTCAAAGTCAAACTGCAGCTATGGTGCTCAGTTGctccaattttcaaaaataaagaaaattgttagaaaatctttctttgttcttttttgtcgtaataaattcttttaaaatttgatagtattttcagtatttcagcccaataaaaataaataggtttttaattttcttatgttttcccaattttgattaaaagaatatatccAATAAATAGGATTGAGTGGGGACCAATGGCtgcaaagaaaatgaaattgcaGCAACCTACTTACTATCAAAGCCCACATTTTccaataataaagaaaataaagtgtACAGATTCAAACGAAAATCCTTCTACTTCACCTATTGGGCTACCCATTGCCCATTTTTGTGTGGTGGGCCGTGCACTGTGCTTAATTcacaactttttttatttgtaagtaataacttttattagttcaactgtaaaaaaattatgaattaaataatagcaAAAGTTGtgagtatttaaaaatagaagaggGAAAAGGTCGGAtttaaagtgtttgaaaaaaaaaattaatatttatattttctattgatAAACTGTGTAAATTGATAGATAGTTActtaaagtttttaatttaaatattatttttaataataaactgataaatatttattttaaacaaacaAACACTCCCTAAAATATTAGGtcttttttcatatgaaataGTACACATCATATTGAAATCATCTacattgtttaatattttcaaattcaacccatataagaaaattttgctCTTATTTGATGGTACTAGAGAATTTTGATGTCCATATTAAATTACAGTTTAGATTTTAAAACTCTTTTACATTATACTATAAAAACAAGTATAGAtatatccataattttaattagttagaTCTCAACAAATATCTGCATTAGATATTTTAAGTATAACTCATATCATtcactaatattaaaataaatttaattgtatattcaacccctcttttttaaaaatcaacaatcaaatttttgtttttactttttggattaaattatattgacaccaTCTGaaagttagatttaattacacaaacaccctatattcttgacaaaattacaattatattttgaagttataattataattatgaatacatattttattcaataacaGAACTTAACACAAACAATTCTTGAGTACATTATACTAATATTCCCTTAAAGAGTacatctataattttatttaaaaacaaaaaaaaaaggaggtatttgtgtaaatagatgTAAATTCAAGGAGTGTAGGTGTAATTTACCACTCATCTTTTCCTCCCCTGTATTTTTGCAACTTTGACCGGGCATTATCCACCTCTGGAATTAGTCAAAAGCGAAAAACAAGATTCCCCGTAGACTAGGAGGGTTGAGGAGTTGCGATTTTGGTTTCCGTTTCCGTTTCTATTCCataaacacaaaacaaaaataccgGGAAAACTATTTCCCCTGACGCACACGTGTCGGTCCATTGCCTCCCTAAATTTCGTACCCTCGCCTCCTTATTTTTCCCAAGTCCCAACTGCCCCTCGcccaatttaatttcatttcccTTCTCACCAGGATTTTGCCTTCCTACTCTGCAACTCCGATCTGCAGAGATTCTTTCCTATCCCGCTTGATCTTCCTTGTCGACGGGCTTTCGATTTTTAAACCCCAGTCGGGGACTTAATATCTCTCTGTCTCTTTCTCAGTCGAGTGTCGCGGAATTTGGGGTTTGGTTTTTGAAGGAAGAGATCAGGTTTTTTTTGTATCTAATTTTTGGCTAGTTGTTTAATTGTGTTTGTAGGAGGTTGGACTTTTTGTGTTGATTAATGAGCTAGAATACGCGCGGTTCTTTCCAGACCTAGGTTTGCTGGTATAGTTTGCGGTTCTCTCTTTTCGATTATTTGAATTAGggattcttttattctttttgtatatAGGAGGAGGGGactattattttgttgattgaTTTGGTAGTTTTAGCTGaagaaaactatatttttggGTCATACACAAGAAATACTCGGTGAGATTTTTGGTGCTTTGTTTTAGTTTGTCATTGAAAATCGagggttttcttgtttgaatCTTTTTAAGCAATTAACATAATCCCcgtaaaaaagttgaaaaaggaaaaaaaaattgaaaatatagtaaaagtgaaaaaaggtTAAGTCTTTTTTGGTTGGGCTTAAGTAGTTTATTCCACTTTCCCCCTTTGTTTTATTAGGAAAGATTATAAGAAAGAAAGACCCGATCTAGGTTAGCTGCAGAGATATTGAGATGGCCTTGAACTATTCACAACGACCCTTATTTCCAGCACTTGTTTCTGAAGATAATTTGGTGTCACCTATGAGGATTGTGAATGGGTATTGTATTGAGGGTGTTCCAGAGAAGAATAGGGAAGGCTATGCGAGGCCATGGCGTGCCAGCCAAGGAGTGACAGATGATTGGCATTTCAATTGTGGGAGGGATAGAGTTGATTGTTACTGCTCTAAAGAGTCGAATTCCAAAGATATTGTTGACCTTTTGCCCTCCGATCCATTCGGGATGGATATAAAGACTACTTTCACAGCTATTTCGGGATGGCTTGAGGATTTGGAGGTTGAATATGGAGGATATGTGAAGAGGGATACTGGAAAGACTAGTCAGGATAATTATGGTTTATTTGCTGGATGGAATCTAATTTGGAATAATTCATTAAAGTTCCAATCATTTCCCAGTAACTTTCAGTTTAATGAGAAACTGAATAATGGTTTTCAATCCTTCCCAAGCAATACTCAGGTTTATCAGAAACCTGATGTGGGTGTCCATTCCTTGCCAAGTTGTGTTCAGGGTAATGAGAAATTGGATGTTGCAGGCAATGTGGATCAAATCGGGGAAGAGAAAGATATTGGGGATGCATTAGCCCCATATGAGTTTGGATTTCAACTGGCCTGCAACAGGAGGGACAATGTGGGGTACAACAATGAGAGTACTTGCTGCAGTTCTGAGCAGCAATGTTGTGAAAAAGTGGAGGATGCTACTGAATCTGACAGTGTGCCCCATGAAGCTTTGATTTTGGCTCTTAGCTATCTCGGAGTTAATGACCTTTTGTCGGTGGAAAGGGTTTGCAGGTCCTTATGTTCCACTGTCCAGGGTGATCCCTTGTTGTGGATGAGCATCCACATCGATCAGCCTCTTAATGAAAGGATCACGGATGCTCTTCTTTTGCAATTGGCTTTGAGGGCTCAAGGTCACCTGCAATGCCTGAGTTTAGTGGAGTGCCCCAAAATCACAGATGATGGTGTGAGGCGCATACTTGAAATCAATCCACGATTAACTAAGGTAAGTGACTACTAGGTCTACTCATATAACTTTTAATGGTTGTTTGCATGTATCCAGGCTTGAATTTATGTGTACATGCCATTTCTACATTGTTGATGGTGTTAAGGTGATAAGTATAACAATGATTCAATGTattattgcatattttaagGGCTAGAGACATGTTTGTCTGTTGGTGTAGTATAACTCTGTTTGATACACTCAGATGCACATGTAATTGCATGGACCTATGTTTTGTTGAAATGTTAACAGTGTTTCATTAGCTGATTGTTAGCTTGTATCGGTAATTACATTTCACTTTTCACATTCACTTGAACTTCCAGTACCAGCTTGTATGTCACTAGGCATATAAATACAACAtgtattatcttttgtgtAATCCAAAGTTACATGGGTGTTTTCTCTTTGTGCATTGATTGATTGACTAGTCTTTCTAGTGCATTATTAGATTGGACATGAGCATCTGCAATCGCATAACTTTTGGAGCTTGAATGTTACATCTAAATGACCACCTGTCTTAATTTTTTGGCATGAAAAGTATAGTAATTGCTGAACGATACCATACTTATTACTTAGGAAAGGACAATAGTCACAGTATCTACATGCGACCCCACTGCTTGAATTTGGATAAGAATGAGCTTAATGGAGGATATCAAACACCATAGATGCTTCGCAAGATTTAAACAGGGAATGCATCTAGAGTAACGTTTAGGGAAGGATGATTCACTACCATGGCTTGTTGTTTCTTTGAGAAGTGTCGTTGCTGGACTTTTTGCATCTCTGATGctaggataaaaaaaaaaaaccttctgttggtcaataataaaattagtagtTGAGGAATCATTTACGGAAAATGCTTTTACTGGCTTGTCAAATTTTGtgcaattgaaaaataatttctgaaaCTTTTTCAAGTATGTTGGTGCCTCTTTTATAGTGATTTCCAATCTACATGGGATTCTAGGGAGTGATGAAACATGAGGTgcatttcttaattaataagaaaatagttACACTTTATCTTtagaaatgaatttttgtttttgttgtgctattatcttttaaatgtAGTACTTGGAAGGTTTAGACATACATAAACAATACAAGTTGAGCAACTGGGGTGGATGCTATTTTCTGCTATGCAGCAATTGGTGCTAATATCTGATGATGCTTCTgtcatttgaaaattattttcatatttttttcttcttgataCCCTTGTTTGGCGCTCCATGTTTTCACCTTTCATCATGTAATCTGGATATTTAGAAACTTCATCTGCAGTTAAatagttttgtttttcttactttttttacTCAAACTTGTGTGCATGACTTAAATGTTGTGCACTGATGTTATCACGTGCTAACTCTTATCATGTACAGTTGTGTGTTCCTGGCTGCACAAGGCTCACTATTGAAGGGATATTGAATAGTATAAAGGTTCATAACTCTAAGAAAGATGTTCCGGGTATAAAGCTCCTCAGAATTGGTGGGCTTTACGGCGTTACATACGAACATTTTGAAGAGTTGAAGTTGTTACTGGGTACTGAGCGCCACAGGAAAGGAAGTTATCACAAGCCACATTTCTATCATCGAGGAAATTTTTatcttccatatgatgatgatCGGACGATAGATATTGAAATGTGTCCAAGATGCGAGAAATTCAGGTTGATATATGATTGTCCAGCTGAGGGTTGCCAGGTTACAGATAAGACGTCTCTTCTTTGCAGAGCATGCACACTTTGCATAGCCAGGTGTGCTCAATGTGGCAGGTGTATTAATGACAATGAATATGAGGAAACTTTCTGTTTGGAATTGCTATGTTCAGATTGTTTTAAGCAGCCGCTCAATTACCAACACAGGCTGGATAAGAAGATTGATCCCCATGGGGCTTTACGTGAGCCAAGTTATCACTTCAGTCACCATGCATAGGGGAAAATATCTGTTACTTATATTGGATTGCTCGAGTCTTGATTCCTTAAAATTTGAGCTGCCTTTGAGGTTTGACTTCTGCTGTTGAGCGGCACTACCACATAGTGGTATAGTTGTCATCTTCACACACTGCATTTGCCGAGTCCAAGATGGGggcaaaaaatcataaagaaaTAGGGAGAAAGACGGATATACATGCAAGTTGCTTACTAGTGGTGGGTTCTCTTCCTCCAGGAGATCTTGCTTTGAAAAGCTGATGATCTTCCTGTTCTGGAGGGGTCAGATTTgggttttactttcatttggTAGGGTTTCTTTGTGATCTGTCCAGTGTCTTCAGCCCATTTATTTTGTCAACAATGCAAGATCGGAAATATGTGAAGTCTGCTCATGCAAAGATAACGACAAGAATCTGTATCATTTCTTCTGATTTGTTAAAGACAATTGCTATATTAAAACCTGATTCTTCCTTACAACTCTCTTGGTTGAGCCtgtatttcttatatatgtaCTTGACTGTAAAGTGACATAGTTGGTGTACTTGGGTTATTAATCCCACATTCCACATTTATGCTCAATTCCTTGGGCATGTAGAACAAAAGCTTATCATAATCTCTCTGGTAACATCTGTTGAATCTCACAGTTGTTGCAGTTTTTTTTCTGCTTCAGGTTCCTGGAATGTTTGGCAGGCTTCATCCGCGATTAGACATTGTTGACTGACTAGTGTTTTGAATGCATTCATGCAGGATGATAACCTTGTCCACGACTTTATGTTAATCTTGGtcagttaaaataaaaatacctcAAAACACTATCGACTACATCCATTTTCACTTGATGCCAAGGAGGGCATAAAAGccaatataaacaaataatgtCTCCATACAAAGCGTAATATATTTACAACAGCAAAATCGGATTAAGTAAGAACAACTAACTgtcatgaaaataattttttttttatataattttgtattacatATCCGTATCACAtggtatgtaatttttttccaaattaaaaaacataattaagttataatattataatatgtaaataagcACATACTATACAATCGTGAGCGTGACGTGTAACAAAAGATTTTTAACCATTCCACCATTTATTACTCAGGTGATTGAAAACAAGGCCGCCTATTAcctttgtttgtgtttttgtaaaacaatgggtgatattaataattgtcaCATTTATTAACGGTTTGAACAATTGAGCGAACGATTTAATGTAATAACTTTTCAGGTTGCATTCATGTCACATCTtcaatcataatatatatatatatatatatcaaaagaaaagatgaaatatCAATTGAGATTCCTTCAATTTACAACTAAATGCATTACTTTATATTGTTTCAGATATTAAAACAAGATACATGAACTTACTAGGTGCATTACTGGATATTTAGACGCATGCTACGCAGGAGGTCATATATTTgtgggaaaattgcataatgtCCTCGTGTTATCtaaaaattgctaaaacttatctatattaaataaatagttcaaaaaaattctctataattataaactctATAGAAAAACCCTctccattaaaaaaaagaaaaaagagagagagttgtacatctaaaaaagatatttttgtccttttttctTGATGCGGGTTATACCTCTATCAGTTGTTGCTCATAATCTTCCATGTATACGCAAATATTTAGCTATCTATTGTCATTGCTGAATTCCACTCTTTATGGCTTATGAGTCCAGCTTTTGGAAATCAATTTACTCCACATCTGGCAAAAATTAGACTGTACAAAGAACTGCGTTTgcaatcatttttaattaatgtgttgaaaaacaacttaattaaattaatttaaataaaaaattataagcaacTCCCTAAATTCAGAAATGTTAAGTCATTGTTTTAAACACTTTAgctttaaaaagatatttacgTCCACttctatttcaaaattatcccaacttttattattgtttaacatatattttttgtgtaacTTATTTAGGGACTAACAACCTAGCTGACAGGCAAAAGGGAGCAGGGGCTAGAGCTAGAGTTCGATAGGGAGTGACCTCCTAGTCGGAAGGCACGACTGagaggataaattaattctatagaCTACAAAACTGATGAGTTAATATCTTAATACCGACCCCGAGCATTTTTTAGTTTAGGAAGGATTGTAATAAAGGTCTATTGATCTATCTATAAGTAAGTTAGCTTTCATGAGAAACTAGCAACCACAAGTGAGAGACAGAGGAAAAGAACAATCATACTCTCTAGAGAAGATATATCAGCAATGAGATGCTAAGAGAAGTTGCTGGCTGTATCTCATGAATGATCTACTTGTATAACTTAATtaactcataaaataaaagagctcttataataaataaagactTTCCCACCTTTTCTCTTGGGCCCTCCGACCTGGAGTTTCTTTGTTATCAAGCTTCCCCCACCTGCTCATTTCTGCTTGCCAACTAGGCAGTTAGTCATTTGCTTAACTCTCCCTTGTAGCCCCTGGGTATTCACTACTTGGTCAGCTTCTAGGGTTGTTCTCAAACGGTAATGCCTAAAGTTCCGATGTGAACCCCTATCTAGCTTTCTACTAGTATTTCAGTAGGTGATATTGAAATCCTTATAGATAAGTTGTAGAAGATATTGTGTGGGCTAGtgcaatttttcttaaagCAAAAAAACTATCGTATCCCCAacaaaatgattataattgtCAGTTTGAAAATGTGaactaaaaattgtaatttccgACCTAACGGGATTAATCTAACTCCTAACTTCTATTGCAACTCATCATAAATTAAGTTTAGGAAATTAGCCACACCATTCAGGCATTTGCTTCTACTTTTTCACTACCCTTTTCTTTCTGTTACATTAAATCTAAGTGctgacaattttaatttagatgtcataaaaatatgaaattgagataaaagaaaaggaataagaTGCAATGGAACCaactttttgataaaattccACATCTAAGGGAAAACAAAAGGTTACCCCAAAACTACTTGTGCAAAGCAGAAGTGGAAAATGAAATTCCCTCTTAACCTTTGTAACCAAACAGAAAGATTCTTTCAAGTTGAATAGTTAAATTCCAGTCTCCTACATCTTTCCTGTTCACACTACTCAAAACCTCCTCTAACTTCAAGAACACCAAATTCCCCCACCAGCCTGCTCCAAGGAAACCAAGAAACATGTACATGTCTGAAAAGCCTCAACAACAACAGGAATCCGCGATAGATTTCTACAACAGCGGCAAACAAGAACCACCGCACCAAAACAACAACATGATCATCCAACTCCCCTCTCAACCCCACCACCACCTCGCTGACGGCGGAGCCACCACCCCGAGTGGCGGCATTACCGCCACCAACCATAATTCATCCAACCCATCATCTTCTTCTGCCCCAAAGAAAAGGGCCGAGACATGGGTTCAAGAAGAAACACGAACCCTTATATCCCTCCGCAAAGAAATAGATATGTTGTTCAACACTTCAAAGTCTAACAAGCATTTGTGGGATAACATATCCTTGAAAATGAGGGAAAAGGGGTTTGATAGATCCCCCACCATGTGCACTGACAAGTGGAGAAATTTGTTGAAGGAATTCAAGAAAGCCAAGCAGAATAATCAAGATGGGAACGGGAATGGGTCTGCTAAGATGAGTTATTATAAGGAGATTGAGGAGATTTTGAGGGAGAGGAGTAAAAATGGCCCTAGTTGGAAGAATTCTGAAGCTTCAAATAATGCTGGAGGTGCTGGGGCTTCTAAAGTAGATTCCTTTATGCAGTTTGCTGATAAAGGtgtcattttttctttaaactttttccttgaggttaaatatttttgttgtgatTGCTTTTGCTCAGCAATTTGGAAATGTGGAGATGTAGGAATTGATTTTGTCTGCTTTTTAGGTTTATGTTATTTAAGAtcttattcttgaaaattgattCCTTTATGCAGTTTTCTGGTAGAGATAGGATATTTAACTTTTGGAGTTGATTTATGTTGGAGTTTCTGGTAGGCCAATGCAGGAATTGCAGAAGCATGGAAGTTGCTATTTAATTGTTGGGTTATGTGATTTGAGCTCTCTTGGTTTCGAGGCTGGTTCATTATGTAGTTCTGGAAAGATCAATGTAGCAGAACTTGGTCTTTGTTGCTTTGCATATGGAATGTACCATGGAAGTGGTATCCTTAATTATATGCTTCTGTTTTCCACAGTCTTTTAGTTTTTCACTTggagtatgaaagagaaatatgGGAAAGAACTCAGTGTTTGGAATGCGAAAATTTTGTCGCACTGCGGTTGTTCATTCTAGTTCCGTTGATTCTTGTGGAGCGGATGAATACGTGCATGCATTTTTTACCTACTTGCATGCACACATGTGCTAATGCGCTTCTTCGTCCTATTTTTGCTTGCGAGAAATCaggaaaaattaagaattggCAACAGGGCTAGgttatatttgtttgtttcatATTTCATATCCTTTAATAAACTGGTGACATTACATTTCTCGGAATGAGGGGATGTATAGTGAAGAAGTTTGAATCGTCTTCCATAGGTAGTAATGCAGATGTGGTTTTCCGCCTCCGGATGAAGCATAAATGGTGTTCAATAGTTATATAGTACTTATACGCATGCATCATTATCAAGTTCCATCTCCAAATCGTGGctggattatatatatgcatgcttTTGATTTTTCGCAGAGTCTATCTCTTCACAGTGACTTTCCTTTTCAACTTTTGAGTTAAAGACTTGAAGTAAATACTAAAATTCTATGACTTGCAATaacttttgaatattatttggCTCTGCAGGTATTGATGACACCGGTCTTACTTTTGGACCAGTGGAAGGTATGTTCCTTTCTTTGAGTTTCAAGTGcttttttagattataatGTGGTCATTTGTTCTCTGCTGCCCAATTTGAATGTTGGAGTTTGTAATAACTATTGATTTCAGCTGGAGAAGTCATAATTACAAAGATATGTCTGATTATCTGAGTAGTTTTCTTTACTCTATaactttgttttgtttttcacaATAGTTAGTACTTCTGCCTTTTGG
The window above is part of the Sesamum indicum cultivar Zhongzhi No. 13 linkage group LG2, S_indicum_v1.0, whole genome shotgun sequence genome. Proteins encoded here:
- the LOC105156674 gene encoding serine/threonine protein phosphatase 2A 57 kDa regulatory subunit B' theta isoform-like, which gives rise to MIKQILGKIPRKHSKSSGDPSHSASSVTTSKRSEGGSKRLSSSVDEAISAPYSVLNIRNNAEDKFLRDKNSRLNGNQIPASYEALPSFRDVPNSEKQQLFIRKVKMCSVAFDFTDPTKNVKEKEIKRQTLLELVEYVTSASGKFSETVMQEVVKMVSLNIFREFTPQPRENKLLDGLDLEEEEPSMDPAWPHLQVVYEFLLRFITSPETDAKIAKRYIDHSFVLKLLDLFDSEDPREREYLKTILHRIYGKFMVHRPFIRKAINNIFYRFIFETERHNGIAEFLEVLGSIINGFALPLKEEHKLFLVRTLIPLHKPKCLAMYHQQLSYCITQFVEKDCKLADIVIRGLIKYWPVTNSSKEVLFLNELEEVLEATQAPEFQRCMVPLFQQISHCLNSLHFQVAERALFLWNNDHIENLIKQNRKVILPIIFPALERNARHHWNQAVHSLTLNVRKIFYDLDPDLFKACQVKFQDDEAKEKEMKEKREATWKRLEELAARNAASNEAILVP
- the LOC105156675 gene encoding F-box protein SKIP14-like, with amino-acid sequence MALNYSQRPLFPALVSEDNLVSPMRIVNGYCIEGVPEKNREGYARPWRASQGVTDDWHFNCGRDRVDCYCSKESNSKDIVDLLPSDPFGMDIKTTFTAISGWLEDLEVEYGGYVKRDTGKTSQDNYGLFAGWNLIWNNSLKFQSFPSNFQFNEKLNNGFQSFPSNTQVYQKPDVGVHSLPSCVQGNEKLDVAGNVDQIGEEKDIGDALAPYEFGFQLACNRRDNVGYNNESTCCSSEQQCCEKVEDATESDSVPHEALILALSYLGVNDLLSVERVCRSLCSTVQGDPLLWMSIHIDQPLNERITDALLLQLALRAQGHLQCLSLVECPKITDDGVRRILEINPRLTKLCVPGCTRLTIEGILNSIKVHNSKKDVPGIKLLRIGGLYGVTYEHFEELKLLLGTERHRKGSYHKPHFYHRGNFYLPYDDDRTIDIEMCPRCEKFRLIYDCPAEGCQVTDKTSLLCRACTLCIARCAQCGRCINDNEYEETFCLELLCSDCFKQPLNYQHRLDKKIDPHGALREPSYHFSHHA
- the LOC105156788 gene encoding trihelix transcription factor GT-4-like → MYMSEKPQQQQESAIDFYNSGKQEPPHQNNNMIIQLPSQPHHHLADGGATTPSGGITATNHNSSNPSSSSAPKKRAETWVQEETRTLISLRKEIDMLFNTSKSNKHLWDNISLKMREKGFDRSPTMCTDKWRNLLKEFKKAKQNNQDGNGNGSAKMSYYKEIEEILRERSKNGPSWKNSEASNNAGGAGASKVDSFMQFADKGIDDTGLTFGPVEANGRSALNLERRLDHDGHPLAITAADAVGASGVSPWNWRETPGSGEQTNTYDGRVITVKLGDYTKRIGIDGSAEAIKEAIKSAFRLRTRRAFWLEDEDNVVRSLDRDMPLGNYTLHVDEGLTIKVCFYEESDPLPVHTEDKTFYTEDDFREFLSRRGWTCLREYNGYRNFDSMDELCPGAIYRGSN